The Pseudomonas asiatica genome has a segment encoding these proteins:
- the mqo gene encoding malate dehydrogenase (quinone) has translation MKKFLLTFLCLGVIGCSKPAEPEKTVDVLLIGGGIMSASLGTYLTELEPSWKVDVYERLDQVAEESSNAWNNAGTGHSAFCELNYTSVGKDGSIDISKAVGVNEQFEVSKQFWAYQVEQGVLSNPKSFINNVPHMSFVWGDDNVAFLHKRVDALQHSSLFRGMEISEDHEQIRKWAPLVMEGRDPEQKIAATRMAIGTDVNFGEITRQLFAAMTRNPNVSLNLRHEVRDIVRNDDGTWHVRVADLANGGEEKAVNARFVFIGAGGGALKLLQKSGIPEAEGYAGFPVGGQFLMTDNPDLVARHQAKLYGKASVGAPPMSVPHLDTRMIDGKQVLLFGPFATFSTKYLKHGSLLDMFASLNSHNVLPMVNAGIDNIDLSTYLMGQLMLSFDDRMNALREYFPNAKNEDWKLLQAGQRVQVIKKDPVLGGVLQFGTEVVAAQDGSIAALLGASPGASTAAPIMLTVLEKTFKDRIQSPAWQARLKEIVPSYGQKLNNNLALTNQTRAWSSERLQLLYVPVEAELSH, from the coding sequence AAACCCGCGGAGCCGGAAAAGACCGTCGATGTGCTGCTGATTGGCGGTGGCATCATGAGTGCAAGCCTGGGCACCTACCTCACCGAGCTGGAGCCTTCCTGGAAGGTCGACGTCTACGAACGCCTGGACCAGGTGGCCGAAGAAAGCTCCAACGCCTGGAACAACGCCGGTACCGGTCACTCCGCGTTCTGCGAGCTGAACTACACCAGCGTCGGCAAAGACGGCAGCATCGACATCAGCAAGGCCGTTGGGGTCAACGAGCAGTTCGAGGTGTCCAAGCAGTTCTGGGCCTACCAGGTCGAGCAGGGCGTGCTGAGCAACCCGAAGTCGTTCATCAACAACGTGCCGCACATGAGCTTTGTCTGGGGTGACGACAACGTCGCCTTCCTGCACAAGCGCGTCGACGCCCTGCAGCACAGCTCGCTGTTCCGCGGCATGGAAATCTCCGAAGACCACGAGCAGATCCGCAAATGGGCACCGCTGGTGATGGAAGGCCGTGACCCGGAGCAGAAAATCGCCGCCACGCGCATGGCCATCGGCACCGACGTGAACTTTGGCGAAATCACCCGCCAGTTGTTCGCGGCGATGACTCGCAACCCCAATGTGTCGCTGAACCTGCGTCATGAAGTGCGCGACATTGTGCGCAACGACGACGGCACCTGGCATGTGCGGGTGGCCGACCTGGCCAATGGCGGCGAGGAAAAGGCCGTCAACGCCCGCTTCGTGTTCATCGGTGCCGGTGGTGGCGCGCTGAAGCTGCTGCAGAAGTCGGGCATCCCTGAAGCCGAAGGCTATGCCGGCTTCCCGGTCGGTGGCCAGTTCCTGATGACCGACAACCCCGACCTGGTCGCCCGCCACCAGGCCAAGCTGTACGGCAAGGCCTCGGTCGGCGCGCCGCCGATGTCGGTACCGCACCTGGACACGCGGATGATCGATGGCAAGCAGGTGCTGCTGTTCGGCCCGTTCGCCACCTTCTCCACCAAGTACCTCAAGCACGGCTCGCTGCTGGACATGTTCGCCTCGCTGAACAGCCACAACGTGCTGCCGATGGTCAATGCCGGTATCGACAACATCGACCTCAGCACCTACCTGATGGGGCAGTTGATGCTCAGTTTCGATGACCGCATGAACGCGCTGCGCGAGTACTTCCCCAACGCCAAGAACGAGGACTGGAAGCTGCTGCAGGCCGGCCAGCGGGTGCAGGTGATCAAGAAGGACCCGGTACTGGGCGGTGTGCTGCAGTTCGGTACTGAAGTGGTGGCGGCCCAGGACGGCAGCATCGCTGCATTGCTGGGGGCATCGCCGGGTGCCTCGACCGCGGCGCCGATCATGCTGACCGTGCTGGAAAAGACCTTCAAGGACCGTATCCAGTCGCCAGCCTGGCAGGCCAGGCTCAAGGAAATCGTGCCAAGCTATGGGCAGAAGCTGAACAACAACCTGGCGCTGACCAACCAGACCCGGGCCTGGAGCAGTGAGCGCCTGCAGTTGCTGTATGTGCCGGTGGAGGCCGAACTGTCGCACTGA
- a CDS encoding YgdI/YgdR family lipoprotein — translation MIQRTLPAFLLALGLGALAGCASPTVITLNDGREIQATDTPKFDEDSGFYEFEQLDGKRTRLNKDQIRTVKEL, via the coding sequence ATGATTCAACGGACCCTACCCGCCTTCCTGCTCGCCTTGGGCCTGGGCGCCCTCGCTGGCTGCGCATCGCCAACCGTCATTACCCTGAACGACGGTCGCGAAATCCAGGCCACCGACACACCGAAGTTCGATGAAGACTCCGGTTTCTACGAATTCGAGCAGCTGGACGGCAAGCGCACACGCCTGAACAAGGACCAGATCCGCACCGTCAAAGAGCTCTGA
- the moaB gene encoding molybdenum cofactor biosynthesis protein B produces MKAKADTPFVPLNIAVLTVSDTRTFDTDTSGQLFVDRLSAAGHRLAERVLLKDDLYKIRAQVATWIADDSVQVVLITGGTGFTGRDSTPEAVACLLDKQVEGFGELFRQISVADIGTSTVQSRALAGLANGTLVCCLPGSTNAVRTGWDGILAEQLDARHRPCNFVPHLKQAAACDSRG; encoded by the coding sequence ATGAAAGCCAAGGCAGATACCCCCTTCGTGCCGCTGAACATCGCCGTGCTCACGGTCAGCGACACCCGTACTTTCGACACCGATACCTCCGGCCAGCTGTTCGTCGACCGGCTGAGCGCGGCTGGCCATCGCCTGGCCGAGCGCGTGCTGCTGAAAGATGACTTGTACAAGATTCGCGCCCAGGTCGCCACCTGGATTGCCGATGACAGCGTGCAGGTGGTGCTGATCACCGGCGGCACCGGCTTCACCGGCCGCGACAGCACGCCCGAGGCCGTGGCCTGCCTGCTGGACAAGCAGGTAGAAGGCTTTGGTGAGCTGTTCCGGCAGATTTCCGTGGCCGACATCGGCACCTCCACCGTGCAGTCGCGTGCCCTGGCCGGGCTGGCCAACGGTACCCTGGTGTGCTGCCTGCCGGGTTCGACCAACGCGGTGCGCACCGGTTGGGACGGTATCCTCGCCGAGCAGCTGGATGCCCGCCATCGCCCGTGCAACTTCGTGCCGCACCTGAAGCAGGCAGCGGCCTGCGACAGCCGTGGCTGA
- a CDS encoding molybdopterin molybdotransferase MoeA, with product MPVEQALEQLLALAEAAPIRDTENLPLAEAEGRVLATDLVASLDLPPWPNSAMDGYALRMADWQGEPLPVSQRIFAGHAPQPLQPGTCARIFTGAPLPEGADCVEMQENTEVAEDGRVRFLEALKTGQNIRPQGQETRKGEQVMSAGTRLGPIELGLAATLGHGRLDVVRKVRVAVLSTGDELVEPGLPLGPGQIYNSNRRLLVSWLQRLGCDVVDAGILPDDLARTRNCLAEVGDVDLILSTGGVSVGEADYLGAALREAGELALWKLAIKPGKPLTFGHFQGVPVIGLPGNPASTLVTFGLLTRPYLLRRQGVADVTPLRFDMPAGFDWPKPGTRREYLRARIEQGQVRIYKNQSSGVLRSAAWAEGLVEVREGSTPKQGDSVPFIPFSELLG from the coding sequence ATGCCGGTAGAACAGGCCCTGGAGCAGCTGCTGGCTTTGGCCGAAGCGGCACCGATCCGCGACACCGAGAACCTGCCGCTGGCCGAGGCCGAGGGCCGTGTGCTGGCCACCGACCTGGTGGCCTCGCTCGACCTGCCGCCTTGGCCGAACAGTGCCATGGACGGTTACGCCCTGCGCATGGCCGACTGGCAGGGCGAACCACTGCCGGTCAGCCAGCGGATTTTTGCCGGCCATGCGCCGCAGCCGCTGCAACCGGGCACCTGCGCGCGCATCTTCACCGGGGCACCGCTGCCCGAAGGTGCCGACTGCGTCGAGATGCAGGAAAACACCGAAGTGGCGGAGGATGGCCGGGTACGCTTTCTCGAAGCGCTGAAGACCGGGCAGAACATTCGTCCCCAGGGCCAGGAAACCCGCAAGGGCGAACAGGTGATGAGCGCCGGCACCCGGCTGGGGCCGATCGAGCTGGGCCTGGCCGCGACCCTGGGCCATGGCCGGCTGGACGTGGTGCGCAAGGTGCGGGTGGCGGTGTTGTCCACCGGTGACGAACTGGTCGAACCCGGCCTGCCGCTGGGGCCGGGGCAGATCTACAACAGTAATCGCCGGCTGCTGGTCAGCTGGCTGCAGAGGCTGGGCTGCGACGTGGTCGATGCGGGCATCCTGCCGGATGACCTGGCGCGCACCCGCAACTGCCTGGCCGAGGTGGGCGATGTCGACCTGATCCTGTCCACCGGCGGTGTCTCGGTGGGGGAGGCCGACTACCTCGGCGCCGCCCTGCGCGAAGCCGGCGAGCTGGCCTTGTGGAAGCTGGCGATCAAACCGGGCAAGCCGCTGACCTTCGGCCACTTCCAGGGCGTGCCGGTAATCGGCCTGCCGGGTAACCCGGCCTCGACCCTGGTCACCTTCGGCCTGCTGACCCGGCCCTACCTGTTGCGGCGTCAGGGCGTGGCCGATGTCACGCCGTTGCGCTTCGACATGCCGGCCGGCTTTGACTGGCCCAAGCCTGGCACGCGCCGCGAGTACCTGCGCGCCCGCATCGAACAGGGCCAGGTGCGCATCTACAAGAACCAGAGCTCTGGCGTGCTGCGCAGTGCGGCCTGGGCCGAAGGGTTGGTGGAGGTGCGCGAAGGCAGTACGCCGAAGCAGGGTGACAGCGTGCCGTTCATCCCCTTCAGCGAACTACTTGGCTGA
- a CDS encoding glycosyltransferase family 4 protein: MRILWTLPYLPWPTTSGSKTRQYHLMRALAQRGHRITLLVQSKIPLGDAAREALEPLLERLIVLPRRPLHSPLNLLASPIIAYPMRAIINGLAPCLRHRFEHLLDEPWDVIQIEHSYSFQPFEKALQARGLPYMLSEHTLESVMGGASHDRLPLWLRPLNAFDRWRYRRWEQRVLRQPTELVAVSAHDAELIAQISGRPVNVVVNGVDCDFYQHVQPALHSQRLLFVGNFEYGANLEAIEWALEDIMPQVWMSNPAVRLAIAGHAMPASWKLHWNDPRIEWFGYRPDLRELQRRSALFFAPLRYSGGSKVKILEAMAAGLPVITTGKGVSGLAANNGEHYLGSEDGDQLALLITQLLNQPWRMSQLSDAGRQFARQRHDWSVAAQQLENVHMRLALAAPAEATPLASA, translated from the coding sequence ATGCGCATTCTCTGGACACTGCCGTACCTGCCCTGGCCAACCACCAGCGGCAGCAAGACCCGGCAATACCACCTGATGCGCGCACTGGCACAGCGGGGCCATCGGATTACCCTGCTGGTGCAATCGAAGATCCCGCTCGGCGATGCCGCCCGCGAAGCCCTGGAACCGCTGCTCGAGCGCCTGATCGTGCTGCCCCGTCGGCCCCTGCACAGCCCGCTGAACCTGCTGGCCTCGCCGATCATCGCCTACCCCATGCGGGCAATCATCAATGGGCTGGCCCCTTGCCTGCGGCACCGCTTCGAGCATTTGCTGGACGAGCCCTGGGACGTGATCCAGATCGAACACAGCTACAGTTTCCAGCCCTTCGAAAAGGCCCTGCAGGCACGCGGACTGCCGTACATGCTCAGCGAGCACACCCTGGAATCGGTGATGGGTGGCGCCAGCCACGATCGCCTGCCGCTATGGCTGCGCCCGCTCAACGCCTTCGACCGCTGGCGCTATCGACGCTGGGAACAGCGGGTATTGCGCCAACCCACCGAACTGGTGGCAGTCAGCGCCCACGACGCCGAATTGATCGCGCAGATCAGCGGGCGCCCGGTGAACGTGGTGGTCAATGGCGTGGACTGTGATTTCTACCAGCACGTGCAACCCGCGCTGCACAGCCAGCGCCTGCTGTTCGTTGGCAACTTCGAGTATGGCGCCAACCTGGAGGCCATCGAATGGGCGCTGGAAGACATCATGCCGCAGGTCTGGATGAGCAACCCGGCGGTGCGCCTGGCGATTGCCGGGCATGCCATGCCGGCCAGCTGGAAACTGCACTGGAACGACCCGCGCATCGAATGGTTCGGCTACCGCCCCGACCTGCGTGAACTGCAACGGCGTTCAGCATTGTTCTTCGCACCGCTGCGCTATTCCGGTGGCTCCAAGGTGAAAATCCTCGAAGCGATGGCCGCCGGCTTGCCGGTGATCACCACCGGCAAAGGCGTTTCAGGCCTGGCCGCGAACAATGGTGAGCACTACCTGGGCAGTGAGGATGGCGACCAGCTGGCCCTGCTGATCACCCAGTTGCTCAACCAGCCCTGGCGCATGAGCCAGTTGAGCGACGCCGGGCGCCAGTTCGCCCGCCAGCGCCACGACTGGAGCGTGGCCGCCCAGCAACTGGAGAACGTGCACATGCGCCTGGCACTGGCGGCACCGGCCGAGGCCACGCCGCTGGCCAGTGCCTGA
- the yegS gene encoding lipid kinase YegS — protein MQGRKAMLILHGKQAMNEDVRNAVHGLRDSGWVLDVRVTWEAGDAQRLVTEALAAGYGHIVAGGGDGTLRDVAEAMGLAGTEASLALLPLGTANDFAKAAGIPLEPATALALLNIPARPIDLGQAGDQLFLNMATGGFGSQVTANTSEDLKKVLGAAAYLFTGLSRFSELQAASVELQGPGFDWQGDLLALGIGNGRQAGGGQVLCPEALVDDGLLDIAILPAPQEMVGALRELLAGNGLLVRARLPWVEIKCSQGLDINLDGEPVQADKLRFQARPAALRLHLPEGSPLLSRPG, from the coding sequence ATGCAAGGGCGCAAGGCAATGCTGATCCTGCACGGCAAGCAGGCCATGAACGAAGATGTGCGCAACGCCGTGCATGGTCTGCGCGACAGCGGCTGGGTACTGGATGTGCGGGTCACCTGGGAGGCCGGTGACGCGCAGCGCCTGGTCACCGAGGCGCTGGCCGCCGGCTACGGCCATATCGTCGCCGGAGGCGGCGATGGCACGCTGCGTGATGTCGCCGAGGCCATGGGGCTGGCAGGTACCGAGGCCAGCCTGGCGTTGTTGCCGCTGGGCACGGCCAACGATTTTGCCAAGGCCGCCGGCATACCCCTGGAGCCTGCCACGGCCCTGGCATTGCTGAACATACCCGCACGGCCAATAGACTTGGGCCAGGCCGGCGACCAGTTGTTCCTCAACATGGCCACGGGCGGTTTTGGCAGCCAGGTCACGGCCAACACCTCCGAAGACCTGAAGAAAGTGCTGGGCGCGGCCGCCTACCTGTTCACCGGCTTGTCGCGCTTCAGCGAACTGCAGGCAGCCTCGGTGGAGCTGCAAGGGCCGGGCTTCGACTGGCAGGGTGACCTGCTGGCGCTGGGGATCGGCAATGGCCGCCAGGCCGGGGGTGGGCAAGTGCTGTGCCCCGAGGCATTGGTGGATGACGGCTTGCTCGATATCGCCATCCTGCCGGCACCACAGGAGATGGTCGGGGCGCTGCGTGAGCTGTTGGCTGGCAACGGGTTGTTAGTCAGGGCCAGGTTGCCCTGGGTCGAGATCAAGTGCTCGCAGGGCCTGGACATCAACCTCGATGGCGAGCCGGTGCAGGCCGACAAGTTGCGCTTCCAGGCCAGGCCCGCTGCACTGCGCCTGCATCTGCCGGAGGGGTCGCCGTTGCTCAGTCGTCCAGGCTGA
- a CDS encoding response regulator — translation MTCRLLLVDDHSLIRAGVRALVCDIPGYDVIGEADDGSQLLEQVRTLAPDIVLLDISMRSTSGLDALTQLRASGNTCKVLILSMHTDPDLIMRALESGAHGYLLKDTSATELEQALAAVRNGERYLSPAIAHTVINQALQHARQGKQPAGERHNLTARQLEILRLIVRGKSTREIATGLGLSIKTVETHRSQIMKRLQIHDVAGLVLFAVREKIISLDD, via the coding sequence ATGACCTGTAGACTGCTGCTGGTAGACGACCACTCGCTGATCCGCGCCGGGGTGCGCGCACTGGTCTGCGACATCCCCGGCTATGACGTGATCGGTGAAGCCGACGACGGCAGCCAGTTGCTCGAACAGGTGCGCACGCTGGCGCCGGACATCGTCTTGCTGGACATCTCCATGCGCTCGACCAGCGGCCTGGACGCCCTCACCCAACTGCGCGCCAGCGGCAACACCTGCAAGGTGCTGATCCTGTCGATGCACACCGACCCGGACCTGATCATGCGGGCCCTGGAAAGCGGCGCCCACGGCTACCTGCTCAAGGACACCAGCGCCACCGAACTGGAACAGGCCCTGGCCGCGGTGCGCAACGGCGAGCGCTACCTCAGCCCAGCCATCGCCCATACGGTCATCAACCAGGCGCTGCAGCACGCCAGGCAGGGCAAGCAGCCCGCGGGCGAGCGGCATAACCTCACGGCGCGACAGCTGGAAATCCTGCGCCTGATCGTGCGTGGCAAGTCCACCCGGGAAATCGCCACCGGCCTGGGCCTGTCGATCAAGACCGTGGAAACCCACCGCTCGCAAATCATGAAACGCCTGCAGATTCATGACGTGGCCGGCCTGGTGCTGTTCGCCGTGCGCGAGAAAATCATCAGCCTGGACGACTGA
- a CDS encoding sensor histidine kinase produces the protein MFPRLKTSLRCCFRTTLLRWATVGLCVASLVATLSLYLTDQAIPASLLLLQLAATLGAAVHLALGARSINLRPAELAERMLKVQEDERQHLSRELHDDIGQLLTAAKLQLQWLQKRMPDDLQGHCDALRSTLDDTLGNVRDVSALLNPRQLASLGLEASLRAHLVRTLGNSGVHWSLACNQRLGGIDEAVAMAVFRITQEAVTNMLRHAQARNLVVRLQRTPEGLALSIHDDGRGFVPARQPAEAGQRGLAGMQERVTALQGSLDITSQLGLGTRIEAMFPWPPRTQERARSTATHDL, from the coding sequence ATGTTTCCACGCTTGAAGACTTCTTTGCGGTGCTGCTTCCGCACTACCCTGCTGCGCTGGGCGACGGTCGGGCTGTGCGTGGCCTCGCTGGTCGCCACCCTGTCGCTGTACCTGACCGACCAGGCGATCCCGGCCAGCCTGCTGCTGCTGCAGCTGGCCGCCACGCTGGGCGCTGCCGTGCACCTGGCCCTGGGCGCCAGGTCGATCAACCTGCGCCCGGCGGAACTCGCCGAGCGCATGCTCAAGGTCCAGGAAGACGAGCGCCAGCACCTGAGCCGGGAATTGCACGATGACATCGGCCAGCTGCTCACCGCCGCCAAGCTGCAGCTGCAGTGGCTGCAGAAGCGCATGCCCGATGACCTGCAAGGCCACTGCGACGCCCTGCGCAGCACGCTGGATGACACCCTGGGCAACGTGCGTGATGTCTCCGCCCTGCTCAACCCGCGGCAGCTGGCCAGCCTGGGCCTGGAGGCCAGCCTGCGCGCGCACCTGGTGCGCACCCTGGGCAACAGCGGCGTGCACTGGAGCCTGGCGTGCAACCAGCGCCTGGGCGGCATCGACGAGGCCGTGGCCATGGCGGTGTTCCGCATTACCCAGGAAGCCGTGACCAACATGCTGCGCCACGCCCAGGCACGCAACCTGGTCGTCCGCCTGCAGCGCACCCCCGAGGGGTTGGCGTTATCGATCCACGACGATGGCCGCGGCTTCGTGCCAGCCAGGCAACCGGCCGAAGCAGGCCAGCGGGGCTTGGCCGGCATGCAGGAGCGGGTAACCGCGTTGCAGGGCAGCCTGGACATCACCAGCCAGCTCGGCCTGGGCACGCGCATCGAGGCAATGTTCCCATGGCCACCGCGCACCCAGGAACGCGCCAGGAGTACTGCAACCCATGACCTGTAG
- a CDS encoding chemotaxis protein CheV — protein MAGILDTVDQRTQLVGENRLEILMFRLAGRQLFAINVFKVQEVLQLPKLTLMPQRHAFVCGVVNLRGQTLPVIDLSQAIGMRPLQPGPDSTIIVTEYNRSVQAFLVGGVDRIVNMNWEAIMPPPSSAGRQHYLTAITKVDDKLVEVIDVEKVLAEIVPYNARVSGDKLADPVLARARGREVLLVDDSSVALAQLRDTLSQLGVKLHVASDGLKALRMLKGWADAGEDVCEKLLMVFTDAEMPEMDGYRLTTEIRGDARLRQLYVVLHTSLSGSFNESMVKKVGCDNFLSKFQPDRLVDVVKQRLLLDAATA, from the coding sequence ATGGCTGGCATTCTCGACACGGTAGACCAACGCACGCAACTGGTGGGTGAGAACCGCCTGGAAATCCTGATGTTTCGCCTGGCCGGCCGCCAGCTGTTCGCGATCAACGTGTTCAAGGTGCAGGAAGTGCTGCAACTGCCCAAGCTGACCCTGATGCCCCAGCGCCACGCCTTCGTCTGCGGTGTGGTCAACCTGCGCGGCCAGACCCTGCCGGTGATCGACCTGTCCCAGGCGATCGGCATGCGCCCGCTGCAGCCGGGGCCGGACAGCACCATCATCGTCACCGAATACAACCGCTCGGTACAGGCCTTCCTGGTGGGCGGTGTCGACCGCATCGTCAACATGAACTGGGAAGCGATCATGCCGCCGCCATCCAGCGCCGGACGCCAGCATTACCTGACTGCGATCACCAAGGTCGATGACAAGCTGGTGGAAGTGATCGACGTGGAGAAGGTGCTGGCCGAGATCGTGCCGTACAACGCCCGGGTTTCCGGCGACAAGCTCGCCGACCCGGTGCTGGCCCGGGCCCGTGGCCGCGAAGTGCTGCTGGTGGACGACTCCAGCGTGGCCCTGGCGCAATTGCGCGACACCCTGTCCCAGCTGGGCGTGAAGCTGCACGTGGCCAGTGATGGCCTGAAGGCGCTGCGCATGCTCAAGGGCTGGGCTGACGCTGGTGAGGATGTGTGCGAGAAGCTGCTGATGGTGTTCACCGACGCCGAGATGCCGGAAATGGACGGCTACCGGTTGACCACCGAGATACGTGGTGATGCCCGTTTGCGCCAGCTGTACGTGGTGTTGCACACCTCGCTGTCGGGTAGTTTCAACGAATCCATGGTGAAGAAGGTGGGCTGCGACAACTTCCTGTCCAAGTTCCAGCCCGATCGCCTGGTCGACGTGGTCAAGCAACGCCTGTTGCTGGATGCCGCTACCGCGTGA
- a CDS encoding MOSC domain-containing protein — MFLSELYRYPVKSGQAQRLQASPVGLLGLQGDRRWMVVEEENGRFLTQRAWPRLGQIKASDDDSGQLLLEAPGQAPLRVPVPPADDALRGVTIWRDTLRVPDAGDAAAAWLSQLLGKAVRLVHCPEQRARYLPNGYGFNSDRAAFPDGFPLLLIGQGSLDELERRVGRPMEMLRFRPNLVVQGAEPFAEDGWKRIRIGSLEFRVLKPSVRCIFTTIDPATGERSEDREPMATLRTFREKEGDVLFGQNLAVDGSGWLEVGMQVEILE; from the coding sequence ATGTTTCTCAGTGAGCTGTATCGGTACCCGGTGAAGTCGGGGCAGGCGCAACGCCTGCAGGCTTCACCGGTGGGATTGCTGGGGTTGCAGGGTGACCGGCGCTGGATGGTGGTGGAGGAAGAAAACGGACGCTTCCTTACCCAGCGCGCCTGGCCTCGGCTAGGCCAGATCAAGGCAAGCGATGATGACAGCGGCCAGTTGCTGCTGGAAGCGCCTGGGCAGGCACCGTTGCGGGTGCCTGTGCCACCTGCCGATGACGCCTTGCGCGGCGTGACCATCTGGCGCGATACCCTGCGCGTGCCGGATGCGGGCGATGCGGCGGCGGCCTGGCTGAGCCAACTGCTGGGCAAGGCCGTGCGCCTGGTGCATTGCCCGGAGCAGCGCGCGCGTTACCTGCCCAATGGCTATGGCTTCAACAGTGACCGGGCGGCGTTCCCGGACGGTTTCCCGTTGTTGCTGATCGGCCAGGGTTCGCTGGACGAACTCGAGCGGCGTGTCGGACGGCCCATGGAGATGCTGCGCTTTCGGCCCAACCTGGTGGTGCAGGGGGCTGAACCGTTTGCCGAAGATGGCTGGAAGCGGATTCGTATCGGCAGCCTGGAGTTTCGCGTGCTCAAGCCCAGTGTGCGCTGCATCTTTACCACCATCGACCCGGCTACCGGCGAGCGCAGCGAGGACCGCGAGCCGATGGCCACGCTCAGGACCTTCCGTGAGAAGGAGGGGGATGTGCTGTTCGGGCAGAACCTGGCGGTGGATGGCAGTGGGTGGTTGGAGGTAGGGATGCAGGTCGAAATCCTGGAGTAG